A stretch of the Massilia sp. W12 genome encodes the following:
- a CDS encoding ATP-binding protein codes for MNEYAFTLDPGNMPELSPQEFATVLKALQTISCQSDVLALLDCALRVVQECSGACQAYFLLVDHGQLWLAGSAHSSEHGVDVDLARHDHHISAELPHRLISWVQEHRRNVLLPDLQAPHPFSEDHELTVRGAQSALCLPLTRQNQLIGILYLERSARCAAFDANKVAQLELFIAQTVVALENARLRDHLLQEQENFRATEAALSFKRILLRTLVENCPFRIYAKDVDSRFIFANQEVARVMGAARSEDLLGKTDFDFYPEELAQRYFDDEQALLRSDDQLLALEEPVIDQSTGQHGWTFTTKVHLRDDHGAILGIVGIGMDITGRKAMEAQLVKRNAELTELNDKLSQAHEQLVQSEKLAALGALVAGLAHELNTPISNGIMAASSLAEQNQHFAHQVQQGLKRSVLETFMEDVTHASNILMRNLLRSAELVASFKQIAIDQTSAQRRIFDLGEVVAEIVLAMSPTIKKTTVDVLQIIPAPVRMDSYPGPLGQVLINLLNNALLHGYENGASGKIEVRAFCRNDAQVELVVSDDGAGIPAANVNRIFDPFFTTKMGMGSSGLGLNIVHTTVTGLLGGHIRVYSEAGRGASFTLVLPLIAPLKVQDGDNTLLHHPQLAAQLPQ; via the coding sequence ATGAACGAATACGCCTTCACACTCGACCCTGGCAATATGCCCGAACTCTCGCCGCAAGAGTTCGCCACCGTGTTAAAAGCACTGCAAACCATTTCCTGTCAGTCCGATGTCTTAGCCCTGCTTGATTGCGCCTTGCGCGTGGTGCAGGAGTGTTCCGGCGCCTGTCAGGCCTATTTTCTGTTAGTGGATCACGGCCAGCTCTGGCTGGCCGGCAGCGCGCACAGCAGCGAGCATGGAGTGGATGTGGATTTGGCGCGCCATGATCACCATATAAGCGCAGAACTGCCGCACCGTTTAATTTCCTGGGTGCAAGAACACCGGCGCAATGTCCTGCTGCCCGATCTGCAGGCGCCGCATCCCTTTTCCGAAGACCACGAACTGACGGTGCGCGGCGCGCAATCGGCCTTGTGTCTGCCGCTGACGCGGCAAAATCAATTAATCGGCATTCTGTATCTGGAGCGCAGTGCGCGTTGCGCCGCCTTTGACGCCAATAAAGTGGCGCAACTTGAATTGTTTATCGCGCAAACCGTGGTGGCGCTGGAAAATGCGCGCCTGCGTGACCATTTATTGCAGGAACAGGAAAATTTTCGCGCCACCGAAGCCGCGCTTTCTTTCAAACGCATTTTATTGCGCACCCTGGTTGAAAATTGCCCGTTCCGGATTTACGCCAAAGATGTGGATTCACGCTTTATCTTCGCCAATCAGGAAGTGGCGCGCGTCATGGGCGCTGCGCGTTCTGAGGATTTGCTGGGCAAAACCGACTTTGATTTTTACCCTGAAGAATTGGCGCAGCGTTATTTTGACGATGAGCAGGCATTATTGCGCAGCGATGATCAATTGCTGGCGCTGGAAGAGCCGGTGATTGATCAAAGCACTGGCCAGCATGGCTGGACCTTCACCACCAAAGTGCATTTGCGCGATGACCATGGGGCGATTCTGGGCATTGTCGGAATAGGCATGGACATTACCGGACGCAAGGCGATGGAAGCGCAATTGGTCAAGCGCAATGCTGAATTGACTGAACTCAATGACAAATTATCGCAAGCGCATGAGCAGTTGGTGCAATCGGAAAAGCTGGCGGCATTGGGCGCGCTGGTGGCAGGCTTGGCGCATGAACTCAATACGCCGATCTCCAATGGCATTATGGCGGCCAGTTCGCTGGCCGAACAAAACCAGCATTTTGCACATCAAGTGCAGCAGGGTTTGAAACGCTCGGTGCTGGAAACCTTTATGGAAGATGTGACCCACGCCAGCAATATTTTGATGCGCAATTTATTGCGCTCGGCGGAATTGGTGGCCAGCTTTAAACAAATCGCGATTGATCAAACCAGCGCACAGCGCCGCATTTTTGATTTGGGCGAAGTGGTGGCGGAAATTGTGCTGGCGATGTCGCCAACCATCAAAAAAACGACTGTCGATGTGCTGCAAATCATTCCCGCGCCGGTGCGTATGGACAGCTATCCCGGCCCGCTGGGACAGGTGTTGATCAATCTGCTGAATAATGCGCTGTTGCATGGCTATGAAAACGGGGCCAGCGGAAAAATTGAAGTGCGGGCGTTTTGCCGCAATGATGCGCAAGTGGAATTGGTGGTGAGCGATGATGGGGCCGGCATCCCGGCGGCCAATGTAAACCGGATTTTTGACCCTTTCTTCACCACCAAGATGGGCATGGGCAGCTCCGGCCTGGGCCTGAATATTGTGCACACCACAGTCACCGGCTTGCTGGGCGGCCATATCAGAGTCTATAGCGAAGCCGGACGCGGCGCCAGCTTCACACTGGTCTTGCCGCTGATCGCCCCGCTCAAAGTGCAGGATGGCGACAATACTTTATTGCACCATCCGCAATTAGCGGCCCAATTGCCGCAATAA
- the gloB gene encoding hydroxyacylglutathione hydrolase encodes MSQSRALGVLTVPAFKDNYLWLIHNGCYAVAVDPGDADEIQAALTQHHLQLVAILLTHHHKDHSGGIAQLLNTYQVPVFGPKSCSLDCITHPVGHHDTVDVPEMGLQLMALHVPGHTLDHTAYIATSHGWLFCGDTLFAAGCGRVFEGTYEQMLASLDLLASMPDETLVFCAHEYTLSNLRFALAADPENRKLHARLRVDTDKRAHVRPTVPSTLGLEKQTNPFLRCRAPDLIGQLQAQGRLGQDCSPLDVFAALREWKNVFK; translated from the coding sequence ATGAGCCAATCACGCGCCCTGGGCGTACTTACTGTCCCGGCCTTCAAGGACAATTATTTGTGGCTGATCCACAATGGCTGTTACGCGGTTGCGGTTGACCCCGGTGACGCCGATGAAATCCAAGCCGCGCTGACCCAGCATCATTTGCAATTGGTGGCGATTTTACTCACACACCACCACAAGGATCACAGCGGCGGCATCGCCCAATTACTCAACACTTATCAAGTGCCGGTGTTTGGCCCGAAAAGCTGCAGTCTGGATTGCATCACGCATCCGGTTGGCCACCATGATACTGTGGATGTGCCGGAAATGGGCTTGCAATTGATGGCTTTGCACGTTCCGGGCCATACTTTGGATCACACCGCCTATATCGCCACCAGTCATGGCTGGCTGTTTTGCGGCGATACCCTGTTCGCCGCCGGCTGTGGCCGCGTGTTTGAAGGCACCTATGAACAAATGCTGGCCTCACTTGATCTGCTGGCTTCGATGCCGGATGAAACGCTGGTCTTTTGCGCGCATGAGTATACGTTATCCAATTTGCGTTTCGCCCTGGCGGCGGATCCGGAAAACCGTAAGCTGCACGCGCGTCTGAGGGTTGATACGGATAAGCGCGCCCATGTCCGCCCCACGGTTCCATCCACCCTGGGGCTGGAAAAACAAACCAATCCTTTTTTGCGCTGCAGAGCGCCGGACTTGATCGGGCAATTGCAAGCACAGGGCCGGCTGGGCCAGGATTGCTCGCCATTGGATGTGTTTGCTGCGCTGCGGGAGTGGAAAAACGTGTTCAAATGA
- a CDS encoding class I SAM-dependent methyltransferase, whose protein sequence is MNEFQPACAPHIIDLSEWLATPGGQYVLAWERARLAQLTADIFGFNALQIGLPQLDTLAANRMPHKFYGDSNLHPRAAVLNLSLAHDLAELPFASHSLDLVVLPHVLEFLPEPHQLLREVERVLIPEGQVIICGFNPASLWGLRQLSARLRGGKFLPQDGELISMLRLKDWLKLLNMHVLRGHFGCYVPPVHSQKWLQRWAFMEGAGERWWPYFGAVYIVQAVKRVKGMHLIGPPWGVARRSVGQGVAVGNTAGSLSEIEKRSDTRAGRG, encoded by the coding sequence ATGAATGAATTTCAGCCCGCTTGCGCGCCCCACATTATAGACTTGAGTGAGTGGCTTGCCACGCCTGGCGGCCAATACGTCCTGGCCTGGGAGCGCGCACGCCTGGCGCAATTGACTGCGGATATCTTTGGATTCAATGCCCTGCAAATCGGTTTGCCTCAACTCGACACCCTGGCGGCCAACCGGATGCCGCATAAATTTTATGGCGACAGCAATTTGCATCCGCGTGCGGCAGTGCTGAACTTGTCGCTGGCGCATGATCTGGCCGAATTGCCTTTTGCCAGTCACAGCCTGGATTTGGTGGTGCTGCCGCATGTGCTTGAATTTCTGCCAGAGCCGCATCAACTCTTGCGTGAAGTCGAGCGCGTCTTGATTCCCGAGGGGCAAGTGATTATCTGTGGCTTCAATCCGGCCAGTCTGTGGGGCTTGCGTCAGCTCTCGGCGCGTTTGCGCGGGGGCAAGTTTTTACCGCAGGATGGCGAATTGATCTCTATGCTGCGCCTTAAAGACTGGCTCAAACTCTTGAATATGCATGTCTTGCGCGGCCACTTCGGCTGCTATGTGCCGCCGGTGCACAGCCAGAAATGGCTGCAACGCTGGGCATTTATGGAAGGCGCCGGCGAACGTTGGTGGCCGTATTTCGGCGCAGTGTATATTGTGCAGGCCGTGAAACGCGTCAAGGGCATGCATTTGATCGGCCCGCCATGGGGCGTGGCGCGGCGCAGTGTGGGGCAGGGGGTGGCGGTTGGCAATACCGCCGGCAGCCTGTCTGAAATTGAGAAGCGCAGCGACACACGAGCCGGGCGCGGCTAG
- the rnhA gene encoding ribonuclease HI — translation MNKVEIYADGACKGNPGKGGWGAVLIAGSHSKEMFGGEANTTNNRMELTAVIKALQALKRPCHVILYTDSQYVQKGMTEWIKGWKARGWKNAAKEPVKNAELWQELDAAQALHQVEWRWVRGHNGNAGNELADQLANRGVESLT, via the coding sequence TTGAACAAGGTGGAAATCTATGCCGATGGCGCTTGCAAGGGCAATCCCGGCAAGGGCGGCTGGGGCGCAGTGCTGATTGCCGGCAGCCACAGCAAAGAGATGTTTGGCGGCGAAGCCAACACCACCAATAACCGGATGGAATTGACGGCGGTGATCAAAGCCTTGCAAGCTTTGAAGCGGCCTTGCCATGTGATTTTGTACACCGACAGCCAATATGTGCAAAAAGGCATGACGGAATGGATCAAAGGCTGGAAGGCGCGCGGCTGGAAAAACGCGGCCAAAGAGCCGGTCAAAAATGCCGAGTTATGGCAGGAGCTGGATGCCGCGCAAGCCTTGCATCAGGTCGAATGGCGCTGGGTGCGCGGCCACAATGGCAATGCCGGCAACGAATTGGCCGATCAATTGGCCAATCGTGGCGTAGAATCGCTGACTTGA
- the dnaQ gene encoding DNA polymerase III subunit epsilon, which translates to MRQIILDTETTGLNPKTGDRVIEVGCVEMLSRNLTGNNLHFYINPERDSDPEALRVHGLTTEFLRDKPKFAEVAQELAAFLEGAEIIIHNAPFDVGFLDAEFARLNMLPMKQICGRIVDSLAMAKEMFPGKRNSLDALCERLGVSNAHRTLHGALLDAEILAEVYLAMTRGQNSLMMEDDAGGSDNAQDGQDLLPLAPLVLKSASEQEEADHENLLAGLDKQLKKPCIWRGPAPDPAPAA; encoded by the coding sequence ATGCGTCAAATCATTCTCGATACCGAAACCACCGGCTTGAATCCGAAAACCGGCGACCGCGTGATCGAAGTCGGCTGCGTGGAAATGTTAAGCCGCAATCTGACCGGCAACAATCTGCATTTTTATATCAACCCGGAACGCGATTCCGACCCCGAAGCCTTGCGCGTGCACGGTTTGACCACTGAATTTTTGCGCGATAAGCCGAAGTTTGCTGAAGTCGCGCAGGAGCTGGCGGCCTTTTTGGAAGGCGCTGAAATCATCATTCATAACGCGCCGTTTGACGTCGGTTTTCTGGATGCCGAATTTGCGCGCTTGAATATGCTGCCGATGAAGCAGATTTGTGGCCGGATTGTCGATTCGCTGGCCATGGCCAAGGAAATGTTCCCGGGCAAGCGCAATTCGCTTGATGCGCTGTGCGAACGCCTGGGCGTCTCGAATGCGCACCGCACCTTGCACGGCGCTTTGCTGGACGCGGAAATTCTGGCCGAAGTCTATCTGGCCATGACGCGCGGGCAAAACAGTTTGATGATGGAAGACGATGCCGGCGGCAGTGACAATGCGCAAGACGGTCAGGATTTATTACCGCTCGCGCCGCTCGTATTGAAAAGCGCCAGTGAACAGGAAGAAGCGGACCATGAAAACCTGCTGGCCGGTCTGGATAAGCAGCTCAAGAAGCCTTGCATCTGGCGCGGCCCGGCCCCCGATCCGGCGCCGGCGGCGTAA